The DNA window CACCGCGCGTCGGGTCGGAAAGGCGGGCAACGAGGGAGGTGAGCAGGGTTTTTCCGCTTCCCGTCGGGCCGGTGATGCCCAGCGTTTGACCGCGCGGAATTTCGAGGTTGATGTTTTTAAGGAATTTCCGGCCGTCAATTTCGAGATCCAGATTTTGGAAAACAATGGTCGGTTCCGGAATTTTTTCAAGATCCGGAACGTCGGATGGATTTCGGATTCCGGGTTCGCGGTCGAGAATCTGCTTTACGCGTTTCCAGCTGACCCGGCCGCGTTCAAACATGGAAAGTACCCAGCTGACGGCGAGGAGCGGCCACTGGAGTATGGCGATATAGGAAATAAACTGCTGGATGACTCCGATGGTCAGTTCTCCGCTGATAACCTTTTTTCCGCCGAAAATAAGAATGAGAATGGTGCCGATGGTGAATCCGAAGGCCATGAACGAAAAGAGGAAGTGGCGGGTGGTGGCCACTTTCATGTTTTTGGTGATGAGGCCTGAATTCAGTTCTTCAAATTCTGTGTTTCTCCTTTTTTCAAGGGCGAATCCTTTGACGCAGCGGATGCCGGAAAAGGTTTCCTGGGAATAGTTCGAAACCTCGGAGACGTGTTCCTGCAGTTCCTGCTGGTATACGCGCATTTTGCGCAGCACCACAAAAAAAGCGAAAACGAGCGGAGTGAAAAGGCCGATGACGATGAGAGCGAGCTGCCGGTCGGTTGTCAGCATGATTCCGGAGGCCATGACGGCCATCAGGATGGTGCGCGAGCCCTGGAGAAATCCCTGTCCGATGGAATCGCGGATGATGTTGATGTCGGACGATAGCCGTGTCATCAGGTCGCCGGTGCGTTCGGAGCGGAAGAATTCCTGATCCAAAGCAGTGAGGTGGGTGAAGAGATCGTGGCGCAGTGCGCACTCCACTTTATGTGACATGCGCATGGGGATTTTTCGCAGATAGCGGGAAAAAACGACGGAGACGGAACCAATCGCAAAAAAATAGAGGAAATAGCGGATCAGCAATGGCTTCGTGAGGGTGTCCGCCTCCAGTCCGTCGATGATCCAGCGGACAATGATGGGCATGCTCAGGCTGCATCCGACGGTGAGCAGGCCGAAGAGGATGGTGCCCGCAATATCGAGACGAAGCGGCCGGAAATAGGCGGTTAAACTGGCGGGTTTTCTGCTGATGTTACACATCCTTTCGAAGGCGACCCAAGGTATCGGCTTATACGGTTTTTGCAAGCTCACTTTCCAATGTTTGGAAATCCGGGCGGTTCAGTTTGACTTTCCAATGACTGGAAACTATAAAGACCCGCTTTTAGCGATACAGCACTAAAAACGGTCTGTTTGTGGAACGAGGTTAAACATGCTTTCAACAACGAAGAAAAGAAGTACGTGCAAGGTCCTTGAGATCCGTCGTTTAACGCCGGAAACCGCCGTGGTGCGTTTTGAGCGGGAAGGACTTGATTTTGAGCCGGGGCAGTATATCCGGGTCGGTCTGGAGGGGGATCCGGAGATTCGCGATTATTCGGTGTATTCCGGGAGCAACCACGCGGACTATCTTGAAGTTCTTGTGCGCCGGGTGGAAGACGGTCTGGTTTCCAAGCAGCTGTGTGATCTCGACGTCGGAGAGGCAGTGAGTGTCGGCGGTCCGTACGGCCATTTCAAGCTGCTGGATGAGGTGCGTGAAAAGCCGCTGTTGCTGATTTCCACGGGAACTGGAATTTCGCCGTTTCACAGTTTTGCTGAGTCATATACCGGACTGAATTATCGGCTCATCCACGGCACGGCCCGCGCGGATGAAGCCTATGAATCTGATTTTTACGGGGATCACTATTTTCATTGTGTATCGCGCGAAGAGGGCGGCGATTTTAAAGGGCGTGTGACGGATTATCTGCGGGATCTTGAAATCGACCCCGAAACGAATGCTTATCTGTGTGGTAACTGCGATATGATCTATGAGGCCTTCGATATGCTGCAGGATAAAGGTCTTCCCACTGCTCAGATTCACACCGAGGTCTATTTTTAATATAAAGACGGGGTATTCGGGGTGATCATTTCTATCCCGTAAAAGCGCTGTCAGAGAACTGTCATGAAATGTTGCGTTGTCACTTTAGGTTGTCAGATGAATCAGTCGGATTCCGAACGGATCCGCAGTGTCATTGAGAAATACGGTTATGAAATGACCGATTCCGAGGAGGCGGCGGATCTGATTGGTATTGTGGCGTGTTCGGTGCGGCAGAAAGCAATTGATAAGGTTTACAGTAAAATTGCAAAGTGGAACAGATGGAAGAATGAGCGTCCGCTGGTGACGTTTGTTTCCGGCTGTATTCTGCCGGCCGATGAAGTGAAATTCCTGAAATTGTTTGACCTGGTTTTCCGGATGAACGAACTCCCGGATCTGCCTAAAATGCTGCAGCAGTGCGGGGTGGCGACTGAGTTTTCAGTCCGGAATCCGGTTGCCGATATTGAGCGGCATGATGAGCGTACCGATTTCTGGCAGGTGGATCCGACCTACAGTTCGGACTTTGAAGCTTTTGTGCCGATCCAGAACGGGTGTGATAAGTTCTGTTCGTTCTGTGCGGTGCCCTATACCCGTGGCCGCGAGGTTTCCCGCCTGAGTGGTGATATTCTGCAGGAAGTGCAGAAGCTGATTGACCGAGATGTGAAGTCGATCACGCTGCTGGGGCAGAATGTGAACTCCTATGGATTGGATAAAAAAGGCGAAGAAATTTCATTTGCCGAACTGTTGCGCAAAATCGGTGAGCTGGGTAAGGCCAGCGGCAAGGGTTTATGGGTGTATTTTACCTCGCCGCATCCGCGGGATATGACGAGGGATGTGATTGAAGCGATTGCCGATTACGAGTGTCTCGCCAAGCAGATTCATCTGCCGGTGCAAAGCGGCGATGAAAAACTGCTGCGTAAAATGAACCGGAATCACAGTATCGAGGATTATCTTAAAATTGTGGACGACATCCGCGAGCTGCTGCCGACGGCTACGATCTTTACCGATATCATTGTCGGCTTTACCGGCGAGACCGATGAACAGCTGGAAAATACGGCGAAGCTGATGCTGGGTGTGAAGTTCAATATGGCCTATATCGCCAAGTATTCGCCGCGTGTCGGTGCGCGCTCTGCCCGTTGGGAGGATGACATTACACCGCAGCAGAAGAGCGAACGACTGGCGCGCCTGACGGAAGTGCTCAAGCGTACGTCGCTGGAACACAATGAATCGATGATCGGTAAAAAATATAAAGTGTTGGTTGAGCGGGTTGATCCGCGTAAGGAAGGGGCTGTGCAGGCCCGGACCGAAGGCAAGCTTCCTGTTCGTATTACCGATGCGCCGGAAGATCTGGTGGGCACGTTCCAAACGGTGGAAATCACCCGGGCTTCCGAGTTATCGCTGACCGGTCGGCTGGTTGCCTAATTCGCAGCGGAATCTTCGTCGATTCGACGCTGTTTTTTGCGATCTTTGGAGGCCTGTCGAAGTTTCTGGAAAAATTCCTGCATAACAAACCGGCATTCACCTTCAAGCAGGCCGGCTTCAACTTCAACCGCATGGTTTAGATCTGCTTCGTTGAGAATATTGAATTTCGATGTTGCGCCGCCGCGGACCGGATCGGTCATACCCCAGACCACTTTTTTCATGCGCGAAAGAACCAGAGCGCCGGCACACATGGGGCAGGGTTCTTTGGTGACATACATCACGGCATCGTTGAGTCGCCAATTGCCGACGGTTTGCGTGGCCTGGGTGATGGCGAGCACTTCGGCATGTGCGGTGGGGTCGTTGAGCGTTTCGGTCTGGTTGTGCGCTTTTCCAATTACTTCGCCGTTGAGCACAATTACGGCCCCGCAGGGCACTTCACCTTCTTCGGCTGCCAGCCGGGCTTCGCGCAGGGCCATGTGCATGTAGAATTCATCTTCTGAAAAATCGTCCATAAGGAATATTGCTTACTGTGTATTGCGGGCGGGGTAAAGTGAAAATCAGAGCGAGGGGATAATTACATTCAGCGCAGAGGGGAGCACTTGAATATGCACATCGCCCTCGGTCTGGTACAGTTCTCCGTCAATCTGAATGGGGGTATCGTTTTCCCGCCTGACCGTCATTGTTTTGAAGTTTCGGTTGGTTACGAGATGATGTTGGTGGAAGGTTTTTTCAATGAAACGGTGGACTTGCGCAAGAACCAGGGGCATGTCTTTGGTTTCAATGGCCACCAGTTCCAGGTTGCCGTCGTCTGCTTTGGCATCGGGGGCCACAATTACATCGCTGCCGAACTGGGTGAGATTGGCGATGGTGAAAATCAGCGGATGTTTAAGTTCCAGCTGCTCGGAATCGATTTCCACATGAAACGGCTGGGCTCGATATTCCAGCAGTTGCTGCGCTCCGGCGAGGACGTAGGGGACGATGCCGCGGAAAGGATATTTTTCGAAGGTTTCCACGAGCGCGGCGTCCCAGGCCATGGAGCAGGTGACAAAGAAGAGGCGGTCATTGACTTTGCCGACATCAATTTTTTCGGTATGTCCGTTGAGCAGGGCTTTGGTGGCGGGGCCCGGCTGAAGCGGAGTTTTGAAGTGCCGGGCGAATCCGTTGCCGCTGCCCGCGGGAAGTACGCCGAACCGGACATCGGTTCCGACCAGTTCAGAGCCGATGGTGTTGACCATGCCGTCGCCGCCTACAACCAGCACGGTATTTACCCCGCGTTCCACAGCACGGTGGACTTTTTCTATGCCGTCTTCGGCCGATTGGCTGAATTGGAAATAGACATCGTGCCACGGGTCATCCCACGTTTCCTGTACAGCTGTAATATAGCGGTGTGGGCCGCCTACGCCGGATTTTGGGTTTATGAGTACGAGAACCTGTTCCATTATTTCATCCGTTTTCCAGTCTTCGGAAAAGGGTGTA is part of the Pontiella agarivorans genome and encodes:
- a CDS encoding ABC transporter ATP-binding protein; this encodes MSLQKPYKPIPWVAFERMCNISRKPASLTAYFRPLRLDIAGTILFGLLTVGCSLSMPIIVRWIIDGLEADTLTKPLLIRYFLYFFAIGSVSVVFSRYLRKIPMRMSHKVECALRHDLFTHLTALDQEFFRSERTGDLMTRLSSDINIIRDSIGQGFLQGSRTILMAVMASGIMLTTDRQLALIVIGLFTPLVFAFFVVLRKMRVYQQELQEHVSEVSNYSQETFSGIRCVKGFALEKRRNTEFEELNSGLITKNMKVATTRHFLFSFMAFGFTIGTILILIFGGKKVISGELTIGVIQQFISYIAILQWPLLAVSWVLSMFERGRVSWKRVKQILDREPGIRNPSDVPDLEKIPEPTIVFQNLDLEIDGRKFLKNINLEIPRGQTLGITGPTGSGKTLLTSLVARLSDPTRGAITVGGTDIREMPLPRLRGMIGYAAQEPVLFSRTLEHNIGFGLDDPDFPTIGWAADIAHLHDDVEGFPEQYRTMLGERGVTLSGGQRQRTSISRAIARKPEILILDDVLSAVDTQTEAAIMSKLQPVMNERTTLFVSHRISTLRYADTIIVIEDGEITQRGTHEELIAQPGYYAELNTMQQLQEKLEEER
- a CDS encoding ferredoxin--NADP reductase; this translates as MLSTTKKRSTCKVLEIRRLTPETAVVRFEREGLDFEPGQYIRVGLEGDPEIRDYSVYSGSNHADYLEVLVRRVEDGLVSKQLCDLDVGEAVSVGGPYGHFKLLDEVREKPLLLISTGTGISPFHSFAESYTGLNYRLIHGTARADEAYESDFYGDHYFHCVSREEGGDFKGRVTDYLRDLEIDPETNAYLCGNCDMIYEAFDMLQDKGLPTAQIHTEVYF
- the miaB gene encoding tRNA (N6-isopentenyl adenosine(37)-C2)-methylthiotransferase MiaB, giving the protein MKCCVVTLGCQMNQSDSERIRSVIEKYGYEMTDSEEAADLIGIVACSVRQKAIDKVYSKIAKWNRWKNERPLVTFVSGCILPADEVKFLKLFDLVFRMNELPDLPKMLQQCGVATEFSVRNPVADIERHDERTDFWQVDPTYSSDFEAFVPIQNGCDKFCSFCAVPYTRGREVSRLSGDILQEVQKLIDRDVKSITLLGQNVNSYGLDKKGEEISFAELLRKIGELGKASGKGLWVYFTSPHPRDMTRDVIEAIADYECLAKQIHLPVQSGDEKLLRKMNRNHSIEDYLKIVDDIRELLPTATIFTDIIVGFTGETDEQLENTAKLMLGVKFNMAYIAKYSPRVGARSARWEDDITPQQKSERLARLTEVLKRTSLEHNESMIGKKYKVLVERVDPRKEGAVQARTEGKLPVRITDAPEDLVGTFQTVEITRASELSLTGRLVA
- the tadA gene encoding tRNA adenosine(34) deaminase TadA translates to MDDFSEDEFYMHMALREARLAAEEGEVPCGAVIVLNGEVIGKAHNQTETLNDPTAHAEVLAITQATQTVGNWRLNDAVMYVTKEPCPMCAGALVLSRMKKVVWGMTDPVRGGATSKFNILNEADLNHAVEVEAGLLEGECRFVMQEFFQKLRQASKDRKKQRRIDEDSAAN
- a CDS encoding diacylglycerol/lipid kinase family protein encodes the protein MEQVLVLINPKSGVGGPHRYITAVQETWDDPWHDVYFQFSQSAEDGIEKVHRAVERGVNTVLVVGGDGMVNTIGSELVGTDVRFGVLPAGSGNGFARHFKTPLQPGPATKALLNGHTEKIDVGKVNDRLFFVTCSMAWDAALVETFEKYPFRGIVPYVLAGAQQLLEYRAQPFHVEIDSEQLELKHPLIFTIANLTQFGSDVIVAPDAKADDGNLELVAIETKDMPLVLAQVHRFIEKTFHQHHLVTNRNFKTMTVRRENDTPIQIDGELYQTEGDVHIQVLPSALNVIIPSL